The window GCAAAGATATGCTCAGGCAAAAAACCTTTGTAGAGAGAGTGCATGGAATTATCAGGATCGGTGACCGACATCGCCGCAAACGTATCGCCGTGATAACCGTGTCGCAAAGTAAGAAACTGTGGTCGGCGTTCGCCTTTTGCATGCCAATATTGCAGTGCCATTTTTAAGCTGACTTCTACGGCAACGGAACCTGAATCGGCAAGGAATACATGTTCAAGATTACTTGGGGCTAGGGATAGCAGCTTCTTACATAAACTGATTGCTGGCTGGTGGGTAATTCCGCCAAACATCACGTGAGAGACTTGGTCGATTTGCTGGTGAGCCGCTTGATTTAAGTGCGGGTGGTTGTAGCCGTGGATCGTTGACCACCAAGAAGACATACCATCGACAAGCTCTGTCCCGTCTTCCAATTTAATGTGGACACCACTTGCCGATGCCACTGGATAGCAGGTCAGAGGTGTCAACGTCGAAGTGTAGGGATGCCAGATGTGCTGGCGGTCGAAGGCGAGATCCATGTGCTATTCCAATAGTAATTAAGTTTAAAAAATATACAGGTGTAAACTTTGTGGTTTAGTGTTTTGTTGACAGTTTATCGAGACTCAGTAGACTGTCAACACAACAAAAAAAGTGACTAAAGGAATACACGTGGAAGTTCGTCATAACTGGACGCATGCTGAAGTGCGCGATCTCATGGAAAAACCGTTCATGGATCTGCTATTCGAAGCACAGCTTGTTCATCGTCAATACCAACAAACCAACCATGTTCAAGTAAGCACGCTTCTTTCGATTAAGACAGGTGCTTGTCCGGAAGATTGTAAGTACTGTCCTCAGAGTGCTCGTTACACCACAGATATCGAAAAAGAGCGTTTGATGGAAGTAGAACGCGTACTCGATGCTGCGCAAAAAGCGAAAAACGCGGGTTCTACTCGATTCTGTATGGGCGCAGCGTGGAAGAACCCGAAAGAGCGTGATATGCCGCACTTGACCGACATGATCAAAGGCGTGAAAGGCATGGGTTTAGAAACGTGTATGACATTAGGCATGTTGACGCCAGACCAAGCAAAGCAACTGGCAACTGCAGGTCTGGATTACTACAACCACAATCTAGATACGTCACCTGAGTTCTATGGCAACATCATTACCACACGTACTTATCAAGACCGTTTAGATACGCTTTCTCACGTGCGTGATGCTGGCATGAAGATTTGTTCTGGTGGCATCATCGGTATGGGTGAGAGTGCCAATGACCGAGCGGGCTTGTTGGTTGAATTAGCTAACTTGCCAGTGCACCCTGAAAGCGTGCCAATCAACATGCTGGTTAAGGTGAAAGGCACACCACTGGAAGAGGTGGACGATGTTGAGCCATTCGATTTTATTCGCTTGATTGCGATTGCGCGCATCATGATGCCTCAATCAGCGGTTCGTCTATCGGCTGGCCGTGAAAACATGAACGAACAAATGCAAGCGCTGTGTTTTATGGCGGGTGCAAACTCAGTCTTCTATGGCTGCAAACTTCTGACGACTCCAAACCCTTCTGAAGATAAGGACATGATGCTGTTCAATAAGCTCGGCATTAACAGCCAAGAAGTGTCTCAAAAACCTGATGAAATAGAAGAAAACGAGTTGCTGGATCGCGTGGTAGAGCGTGTTGCTGCTCGTCCAACAAAAGACGACCTTTTCTACGATGCCAGCGTTTAAATCTCGTATCGAGTCCGCCCTTGCCGCCCGTAAAGCGCAGGGGCTGAATCGTTCGATGAATGTGGTGTTTTCCGGCAACCAATCGATTTTGGAATACGAAGGCAGACGCTACATCAACTTCTCAAGTAACGACTACTTAGGCTTAGCCAATGATCAAGCGCTTGTTCGTGCTTGGCAACAAGGCTTGAGTGTATACGGCAGCGGTAGTGGTGCCTCTCCAATGGTGACTGGCTTTAGTGCGGCGCACAGTAATTTAGAAGCTGCATTGACCGAGTGGCTGGGTTACGAACGGGCAATCCTGTTTGGTTCTGGGTTCAGTGCCAATCAAGCGTTGTTATTCACCTTGCTAGAAAAATCAGACGTACTCATTCAAGACCGTTTGAATCATGCTTCTTTGATGGAGGCAGGGATGTTGTCGCCAGCTAAAATGAAGCGCTTCAAGCACAGTGACATCGCGCATCTAAAATCGCTGCTGAATAGCGAAGACAATCATCTGGTCGTAACTGAAGGGGTATTCAGTATGGACGGGGATTGTGCACCACTTGCTGATATCGCAGAAGTTACAAGAAGCTACGATGCTTGGTTCGCCGTCGATGATGCACACGGTATTGGCGTTCTTGGTGAATTCGGTGGTGGTTCTTGCGAGCTGGCTACAGTTAAGCCTGAATTGTTGATCGTTACTTTTGGCAAAGCTTTCGGTATGTCCGGCGCGGCTATCTTATGTGGCCACGCAACGGGGGACTTTTTAACTCAGTTTGCTCGTCACCATGTGTATTCCACAGCGATACCGCCAGCACAAGCGTATGCGTTGACTCATGCAGTCTCGATGATTCAAGAGCAGTCTTGGCGACGCGAAAAGCTTACGGAATTAAATGAAGTATATCGAGATGGTCTTCAAGATCTCGACGGTTTTGTCGAAACCCAAACCTCGATTAAGCCCTTTATGATTGGTGAATCTGAACTGGCTTTGCAGGTTGCAAGTGCTTGTCGACAGAACGGCATTTGGGTGACTGCTATTCGTCCACCGACGGTACCTAAAGGAACATCTCGTCTTCGAATTACGCTCACAGCCAATCACACCAATGAGCAAGTTAAAACGCTTTCAATGGCATTGAAGCAAGCATTAGGAGCGCTGTAATGGATAATGCAGAAAATATGACATTGGAAAGCTTTTACCAAGACAAAGAAGCGATTGCCTCTTCGTTTGGAAAAGCAGCAGAAACGTACGACAAACACGCGGCGTTTCAGTGTGATGTTGGACATCGCATGCTTGATAAATTTCCTGAAAACTTAACGGGAAAACGCGTCTTAGATTTGGGGTGTGGTACAGGCTACTTCTCTCAACTGTTCCAACAACGTGGCGCAGAAGTGATTTGCGGCGATATCTCTCAAGCTATGTTAGATAAAGCGCAGCAGCGTTGTGGTATACGGCAAATGCAGTACCAAATAGCTGATGCCGAAAACTTGCCATTTGATGATGAGAGCTTCGATTACGTTTTTTCAAGTTTGGCTTTGCAATGGTGTGCAGATTTAAGTTACCCGTTAAGAGAGATTCGTCGCGTCTTAAAGGTAGGAGGGACGGGGTGTTTCTCAACATTAACCGATGGCTCACTTTATGAGTTGCGAGAGGCGTGGTCAAAAATTGATACATATCAACACGTGAATAACTTTATTACCCACAATCAGGTAAAAATTGCGTTAGCGCAATCTCGGTGCCACAACCATCATCTAGACTTGACCCCCATCACAGTTTGGTACGATTCAGCGTTTTCTGTCATGCGTGATCTTAAAGGCATTGGTGCAAATCACGTAAGCGGGCGCTCACATGGTCTGACGAGTCGTCGCACCTTGTTGCAAGTTGAGCGCGAGTACCAAGCATTTGGAAACGATCAAGGTCTTCTACCTGCAAGTTATCAGGTTTGTTTTGGAGTCATAGTTAAATGATTGATGCATTTTTTATTGCTGGTACGGATACTGATGTAGGAAAAACGGTAGCGTCTAAAGCTATTTTACAAGCACTTGGCGCGAAAGGGCTTAACACCATTGGTTACAAGCCAGTGGCTGCGGGAAGCGACAAGACGGCGGAAGGTTGGCGTAACTCGGATGCATTGCACCTTCAGAAAGCGGCAACACTAGATATCGCGTACGACGATGTAAACCCATACGCTTTGGAATTACCCGCCTCTCCTCACATCGCCGCTAAGCACGAACATGTAGAAATTAAATACGAAGTACTGAGCGAAAAATTGGCTCACCATAAAGAGCAATCTGACATTGTTCTTGTGGAAGGTGCTGGTGGTTGGCGTGTGCCTGTATCTGATACAGACAGCCTGTCGACATGGGTACAGCAAGAACAGCTTCCGGTAGTTCTGGTTGTCGGTATCAAGCTGGGGTGTTTGAGCCACGCACTGTTAACGGCAGAGATCATCAAAGCAGATGGTTTGAATCTCGTTGGCTGGGTAGCGAACCGTGTTAACCCAGGCACAGAGCACTATGCAGAGATCATCGATATGCTGGAAGATCGTTTAGATGCTCCAAAACTTGGTGAGATCCCATACATTCCAAGTGCGAAGCGTAAAGATCTAGGCAAATTCATTAACGTTGAGCCGTTGCTAAACGCGTAAAGGCTTCGCGATTCGATAAACACAAAAAGGGCTGCGCAATGCAGCCCTTTTCTCATGTAAACTTTTGTGTCTAATCGTAAGATCCGACGCTCAGTTATTTCT is drawn from Vibrio campbellii CAIM 519 = NBRC 15631 = ATCC 25920 and contains these coding sequences:
- the bioC gene encoding malonyl-ACP O-methyltransferase BioC, producing MDNAENMTLESFYQDKEAIASSFGKAAETYDKHAAFQCDVGHRMLDKFPENLTGKRVLDLGCGTGYFSQLFQQRGAEVICGDISQAMLDKAQQRCGIRQMQYQIADAENLPFDDESFDYVFSSLALQWCADLSYPLREIRRVLKVGGTGCFSTLTDGSLYELREAWSKIDTYQHVNNFITHNQVKIALAQSRCHNHHLDLTPITVWYDSAFSVMRDLKGIGANHVSGRSHGLTSRRTLLQVEREYQAFGNDQGLLPASYQVCFGVIVK
- the bioF gene encoding 8-amino-7-oxononanoate synthase, translated to MPAFKSRIESALAARKAQGLNRSMNVVFSGNQSILEYEGRRYINFSSNDYLGLANDQALVRAWQQGLSVYGSGSGASPMVTGFSAAHSNLEAALTEWLGYERAILFGSGFSANQALLFTLLEKSDVLIQDRLNHASLMEAGMLSPAKMKRFKHSDIAHLKSLLNSEDNHLVVTEGVFSMDGDCAPLADIAEVTRSYDAWFAVDDAHGIGVLGEFGGGSCELATVKPELLIVTFGKAFGMSGAAILCGHATGDFLTQFARHHVYSTAIPPAQAYALTHAVSMIQEQSWRREKLTELNEVYRDGLQDLDGFVETQTSIKPFMIGESELALQVASACRQNGIWVTAIRPPTVPKGTSRLRITLTANHTNEQVKTLSMALKQALGAL
- the bioB gene encoding biotin synthase BioB, giving the protein MEVRHNWTHAEVRDLMEKPFMDLLFEAQLVHRQYQQTNHVQVSTLLSIKTGACPEDCKYCPQSARYTTDIEKERLMEVERVLDAAQKAKNAGSTRFCMGAAWKNPKERDMPHLTDMIKGVKGMGLETCMTLGMLTPDQAKQLATAGLDYYNHNLDTSPEFYGNIITTRTYQDRLDTLSHVRDAGMKICSGGIIGMGESANDRAGLLVELANLPVHPESVPINMLVKVKGTPLEEVDDVEPFDFIRLIAIARIMMPQSAVRLSAGRENMNEQMQALCFMAGANSVFYGCKLLTTPNPSEDKDMMLFNKLGINSQEVSQKPDEIEENELLDRVVERVAARPTKDDLFYDASV
- the bioD gene encoding dethiobiotin synthase, translating into MIDAFFIAGTDTDVGKTVASKAILQALGAKGLNTIGYKPVAAGSDKTAEGWRNSDALHLQKAATLDIAYDDVNPYALELPASPHIAAKHEHVEIKYEVLSEKLAHHKEQSDIVLVEGAGGWRVPVSDTDSLSTWVQQEQLPVVLVVGIKLGCLSHALLTAEIIKADGLNLVGWVANRVNPGTEHYAEIIDMLEDRLDAPKLGEIPYIPSAKRKDLGKFINVEPLLNA